A section of the Glandiceps talaboti chromosome 8, keGlaTala1.1, whole genome shotgun sequence genome encodes:
- the LOC144438459 gene encoding uncharacterized protein LOC144438459 — protein sequence MASSYKRSALGAQKKRTGPKPELTEEQKQEIREAFDLFDAEGAGTIDVKELKVAMRALGFEPKKEEIKHMIQNIDKEGSGTIDFNDFVTLMTAKMSEKDSKEEILKAFRLFDDDETGKISFKNLKRVAKELGENLTDEELQEMIDEADRDGDGEINEAEFLRIMKKTSLY from the exons GCATCATCATACAAAAGATCAGCTTTGGGAGCACAGAAGAAAAGGACAGGACCTAAACCAGAACTTACAGAAGAACAGAAACAAGAAATCCGAGAAGCCTTTGATCTTTTTGATGCTGAAGGTGCAGGAACTATAGATGTCAAGGAACTCAAG GTTGCCATGAGGGCACTTGGCTTTGAGCctaaaaaagaagaaatcaaACATATGATCcaaaacattgacaaagaaGGTTCTGGAACAATAGACTTCAATGACTTTGTAACATTAATGACAGCTAAAATG agTGAGAAAGACTCAAAAGAAGAGATCCTTAAAGCATTTAGActatttgatgatgatgaaactGGTAAAATCTCATTCAAGAACCTCAAGAGAGTTGCCAAGGAACTTGGAGAGAATCTCACAGATGAAGAATTGCAG GAAATGATTGATGAAGCAGACCGAGATGGAGATGGTGAAATCAATGAAGCAGAATTCTTAAGGATTATGAAGAAGACTAGTCTGTACTAG
- the LOC144439085 gene encoding COMM domain-containing protein 6-like isoform X1, with amino-acid sequence MCWVQRSAGMAGVLQSVPEGFTVAVETINGIPQDILAELCRDVLLFLQYRIGTVNVADFYTKLENVGIDLNKEAIQGAINALVYLFRSAARAKASADILARELRGTLAWTDSSLTVVKRLWAEQNQAILSSDAAQQMLNIGQLVDLKWKLGMGISSDSCRNLNSPYVAITITVADPSGHHITRTFEMTIPEFQNFYKQMKEMASVLETV; translated from the exons ATGTGCTGGGTTCAGAGGTCAGCTGGCATGGCGGGTGTGTTGCAGTCAGTACCTGAAG GTTTCACTGTTGCAGTTGAAACAATCAATGGCATCCCACAAGACATACTGGCAGAGTTGTGTAGAGATGTTCTTTTGTTTCTACAGTACAGGATAGGCACAGTGAATGTAGCAGATTTTTATACA AAATTAGAAAATGTAGGCATAGACTTAAATAAAGAGGCAATACAGGGAGCTATCAATGCCTTGGTATATTTATTCCG GTCTGCAGCCAGAGCCAAAGCATCAGCAGATATCTTAGCTAGAGAACTGAGAGGTACATTGGCATGGACTGATAGCAGTCTAACAGTTGTCAAACGACTATGGGCAGAACAG AACCAGGCTATCCTGTCATCAGATGCAGCTCAGCAAATGTTGAATATTGGTCAACTAGTAGACTTGAAGTGGAAACTAGGCATGGGCATTAGTTCCGATAGTTGTCGAAATCTCAACTCACCTTATGTTGCCATAACGATAACAGTAGCAGACCCATCAGGGCATCACATCACAAGGACATTTGAAATGACAATACCTGAATTTCAA AATTTCTACAAACAGATGAAAGAAATGGCATCAGTACTAGAGACTGTTTAg
- the LOC144439085 gene encoding COMM domain-containing protein 6-like isoform X2 yields MLNIGQLVDLKWKLGMGISSDSCRNLNSPYVAITITVADPSGHHITRTFEMTIPEFQNFYKQMKEMASVLETV; encoded by the exons ATGTTGAATATTGGTCAACTAGTAGACTTGAAGTGGAAACTAGGCATGGGCATTAGTTCCGATAGTTGTCGAAATCTCAACTCACCTTATGTTGCCATAACGATAACAGTAGCAGACCCATCAGGGCATCACATCACAAGGACATTTGAAATGACAATACCTGAATTTCAA AATTTCTACAAACAGATGAAAGAAATGGCATCAGTACTAGAGACTGTTTAg